In Thermococcus sp., one DNA window encodes the following:
- a CDS encoding DUF190 domain-containing protein → MVEVEHWNTLRLRIYIGENDRFNGKPLYKAIVEKLRRMGIAGATVYRGIYGFGKKSKVHSADVMRLSTDLPIIIEAVDRGYKIEKAIGEIKPMIRDGMITVEPTIVVWVGTKEEVSKFEDDAVREL, encoded by the coding sequence GTGGTTGAAGTCGAGCACTGGAACACGCTTCGCCTTCGCATCTACATAGGTGAGAACGACCGCTTTAACGGAAAGCCCCTCTACAAGGCGATAGTGGAGAAGCTCCGCAGGATGGGCATCGCCGGTGCGACCGTCTACCGGGGCATCTACGGGTTCGGTAAGAAGAGCAAGGTTCACTCGGCTGACGTTATGAGGCTCTCAACGGACCTCCCCATAATAATAGAGGCCGTTGACAGGGGATACAAGATCGAGAAGGCCATAGGGGAGATAAAACCCATGATACGAGATGGAATGATAACGGTCGAGCCGACAATAGTCGTGTGGGTGGGAACGAAGGAAGAGGTGAGCAAGTTCGAAGATGACGCCGTGAGGGAGCTCTGA
- a CDS encoding adenylate kinase encodes MNILIFGPPGSGKSTHSRTITERYGLTYVSSGDMIRAEIERGSSLGRELERYLARGDLIPDTVVNTLIISRLRRDRRNFIIDGYPRTAEQVLALENYLYDHGMSIDVAMEISISKEESVERISGRRICSKCGAVYHLRYRPPKVPGKCDVCGGRLVQREDDRPEIVGRRYDLYIRNMEPIIKFYKKQGVYVRIDGHGGINEVWERIRPLLDYIRNRESLSGGGP; translated from the coding sequence ATGAACATCCTGATATTTGGCCCTCCCGGAAGCGGCAAGTCCACCCACTCCAGAACAATAACCGAGCGCTATGGTCTGACGTACGTCTCTTCCGGAGACATGATACGTGCTGAAATAGAACGTGGGAGCTCTCTCGGCAGGGAACTGGAGCGGTACCTTGCGCGGGGAGACCTGATACCTGACACGGTTGTCAACACGCTGATAATCTCTCGGCTGAGGCGTGACAGGAGGAACTTCATCATAGACGGCTATCCAAGAACCGCGGAACAGGTTCTGGCCCTTGAGAACTACCTCTACGACCATGGCATGAGCATAGACGTCGCCATGGAGATATCCATCTCCAAGGAGGAGAGCGTTGAGAGAATCTCGGGAAGAAGAATCTGCTCCAAGTGTGGCGCGGTCTATCATCTAAGATATCGCCCTCCGAAAGTTCCGGGAAAGTGTGACGTTTGCGGCGGAAGACTCGTGCAGAGGGAAGACGACAGGCCGGAAATAGTTGGAAGACGCTACGACCTCTACATAAGAAACATGGAGCCGATAATCAAGTTCTACAAGAAACAGGGCGTGTATGTAAGAATAGACGGGCACGGCGGTATAAACGAGGTCTGGGAGAGGATAAGACCCCTCCTGGATTACATCAGGAACCGGGAGTCCCTTTCCGGAGGAGGCCCATGA
- a CDS encoding amino acid permease — MENGETIELSRGLSLMHLMMMGMGMMIGAGVFVATGYAIGFAGSGGILVAFALNGLIAFFSAMSFAELASALPTAGGAYTYIDEAFKGLVGFISGWMNWFALTVAGSLYAITFATYTVFLFEGTDWFTSINLEHELIIKLLALAIALVFIAINYIGVSETGSIENLITLGQMGTLAFIGLFSVYYIFVHPEKLAHFNDFVPNGWDKILMAMGFTYVGFEGYEVIAHAGEEAVNPKETVPKAILYSVAAVTATYLIFAFAAIVGAEPGNVPVHEWFAELGAVGMGEAIKDLMPYGGLLITLAAIFSSTSALNATIYSSTRVLFAISRDGRLPRIFSRIHPVRRIPHYALFASSIIVLTIAAIFPIEDVAASADIVFLLIFLLVNAAVIKIRNERGDELDYGFLMPYFPYIPLLAILFQAILSLWVFNVSPTAWAITIAWVVIGLIVYRSYEGARVEPFRFERETVFEEAKPARYRIMVAVSNKENAGVLTKYAEAIAERVGGELLIVSVVTVPEQTPLEEARHFANEAIEAIKEARAHTSGRVGVEGIIYYSHSVYRGIMSAVRDKKVDLLILGWEGRSRWGKYVLGSNLDRIVKNAPCNVVVVKPGDTEEREKIENILFPTRGGKHARMSAELVSLLAEIYNAQVTVLTVKSGEDEKKLRERLTPIVEKISRANLRIVEGEPVHAILEECRKHDLVVMGATREPLFKRLIFGEVPEKVAGKCRRTVLLVKINRGIRARINRLVGRRVE; from the coding sequence ATGGAGAACGGGGAAACGATCGAGCTTTCCAGAGGGCTCTCGCTCATGCATCTAATGATGATGGGTATGGGGATGATGATAGGAGCTGGCGTCTTCGTTGCGACTGGTTATGCCATTGGTTTTGCAGGCTCAGGAGGAATACTGGTTGCCTTCGCTCTCAACGGTCTCATCGCTTTCTTCTCAGCGATGTCCTTTGCCGAGCTCGCCTCGGCCCTTCCTACAGCGGGAGGTGCATACACATACATCGACGAGGCCTTCAAGGGGCTGGTTGGCTTTATCTCTGGCTGGATGAACTGGTTCGCGCTGACGGTAGCTGGCAGTCTCTACGCCATAACCTTCGCAACTTATACGGTTTTTCTCTTTGAGGGAACGGACTGGTTCACCAGCATCAACCTCGAGCACGAGCTCATCATCAAGCTCCTCGCGCTGGCCATAGCACTCGTGTTCATTGCCATAAACTACATCGGCGTCTCCGAGACTGGGAGTATAGAGAACTTAATAACCCTCGGCCAGATGGGGACGCTTGCCTTCATCGGGCTGTTCTCAGTCTACTACATCTTCGTTCACCCCGAGAAGCTCGCCCACTTTAACGACTTCGTTCCCAATGGCTGGGACAAGATACTGATGGCTATGGGGTTCACCTACGTCGGATTCGAGGGCTACGAGGTCATAGCACACGCCGGCGAGGAAGCAGTCAACCCGAAGGAGACCGTTCCGAAGGCCATACTCTACTCAGTCGCAGCAGTTACCGCCACGTACCTCATCTTCGCCTTCGCGGCTATAGTGGGTGCAGAGCCGGGCAACGTGCCGGTTCACGAGTGGTTTGCCGAACTCGGAGCAGTGGGGATGGGTGAGGCCATAAAGGACCTGATGCCCTACGGCGGCCTTCTAATAACCCTCGCCGCGATATTCTCCTCGACGTCTGCTCTAAACGCAACCATCTATTCTTCCACGAGAGTTCTCTTCGCGATAAGCAGGGACGGTAGGCTCCCCAGAATCTTTTCAAGGATACACCCTGTCAGGAGGATTCCCCATTATGCTCTCTTTGCTTCTTCTATCATTGTCCTCACCATCGCTGCAATCTTTCCCATAGAGGATGTCGCTGCTAGTGCCGACATAGTCTTCCTCTTAATATTCCTCCTCGTCAACGCGGCGGTGATAAAGATAAGGAATGAAAGGGGAGATGAGCTTGACTATGGTTTCCTTATGCCATATTTTCCATACATCCCCCTGCTCGCGATACTCTTCCAGGCGATACTTTCGCTCTGGGTCTTCAACGTCAGCCCAACCGCTTGGGCCATCACGATAGCTTGGGTCGTCATCGGGCTCATCGTATACAGGAGTTACGAAGGGGCCAGGGTCGAGCCCTTCAGGTTCGAGCGTGAGACGGTCTTTGAGGAAGCCAAGCCCGCGAGATACCGCATAATGGTGGCTGTTTCCAACAAGGAAAATGCAGGGGTTCTGACGAAATACGCGGAGGCAATAGCCGAACGCGTCGGTGGTGAGCTGCTCATAGTGAGCGTTGTCACTGTCCCAGAACAGACTCCACTTGAAGAGGCCAGACACTTCGCGAATGAGGCTATAGAGGCGATCAAAGAGGCCAGGGCCCACACCTCTGGAAGGGTCGGCGTCGAGGGCATCATCTACTATTCTCACAGCGTCTACAGGGGAATAATGAGTGCCGTCCGGGATAAAAAGGTCGACCTCCTCATCCTTGGCTGGGAAGGACGCTCCCGGTGGGGCAAGTACGTCCTCGGGAGCAATCTCGACAGGATAGTCAAGAACGCGCCCTGCAACGTCGTTGTTGTAAAGCCTGGTGATACGGAGGAGCGGGAGAAAATCGAGAACATACTCTTCCCGACGAGGGGAGGTAAACACGCCAGAATGAGCGCCGAGCTGGTATCCCTTCTAGCGGAGATATACAATGCCCAAGTCACTGTTCTCACAGTCAAATCCGGAGAGGATGAGAAGAAACTCAGGGAAAGACTCACACCCATAGTGGAGAAGATATCAAGGGCCAATCTAAGGATTGTGGAGGGGGAACCGGTTCACGCAATACTGGAAGAGTGCAGGAAGCACGACTTAGTTGTCATGGGTGCCACGAGGGAACCGCTCTTCAAAAGGCTCATCTTCGGGGAAGTTCCTGAGAAAGTGGCCGGAAAGTGCAGGAGGACGGTGTTGCTTGTCAAGATAAACCGGGGCATAAGGGCTAGGATAAACCGTCTTGTGGGCAGGCGCGTGGAGTAA
- a CDS encoding single- stranded DNA-binding family protein — protein sequence MRLSTGFVRASGYAYKVRRVLFALTRKKVDPREVVRAAGELNQKIFEKLQELGVEKSDVIRITVPFRIEDGTIKWDYEGLSIEVYRKSEEEKLAMAMEEIEERERALEEQIKELEELALQLRETSEKILEKLEELKQEHTSLKLRAEE from the coding sequence ATGAGGCTGAGTACTGGCTTTGTCCGTGCCTCCGGTTACGCCTACAAGGTGAGACGCGTTCTCTTCGCACTGACGCGGAAGAAAGTTGACCCCAGAGAGGTCGTCAGAGCGGCGGGAGAGCTGAACCAGAAAATCTTCGAGAAGCTCCAGGAGCTCGGCGTCGAGAAGAGCGACGTCATCAGGATAACCGTTCCGTTCAGGATCGAAGATGGAACCATCAAGTGGGACTACGAGGGACTGAGCATCGAAGTCTACAGGAAGAGCGAGGAGGAGAAGCTCGCAATGGCTATGGAGGAAATCGAGGAGCGCGAGAGGGCGCTGGAAGAGCAGATAAAAGAGCTTGAAGAGCTGGCGCTGCAGCTCAGGGAGACCAGCGAAAAGATACTTGAGAAACTGGAGGAACTCAAGCAGGAGCACACATCGCTGAAGCTCAGGGCGGAGGAGTGA
- a CDS encoding TIGR04140 family protein yields the protein MRLQITTAIPPGELGEILRKSGARVSISVEETEEFHGMPRWSVLIEGVEDEIQRFMETLRLARAGG from the coding sequence ATGAGGCTGCAGATAACAACCGCAATTCCCCCCGGGGAGCTGGGGGAGATACTCAGAAAGTCAGGGGCTAGGGTTTCCATCAGCGTGGAAGAGACGGAAGAGTTCCACGGCATGCCGCGATGGAGTGTCCTCATCGAAGGGGTGGAGGATGAGATCCAGCGCTTTATGGAAACCCTGAGACTCGCCAGAGCTGGCGGCTAG
- a CDS encoding radical SAM protein encodes MWLGRGSKWEDEGAREALPRYFSILEGTEEPVFSISKRVEVRFEDNLPLDELWNLHAEGMDRLRENDLREKPENNLLELKALIASRIMESCTLCEIKCRVDRREYIGYCRVGESLVASDFLHYGEEPELVPSYTVFFSGCNFRCVFCQNWDISQYRVGIEHVPEFMAFKIEEAFRRGAKNVNFVGGEPTPNLPFIVETLRHVSVPIPVVWNSNMYMSEDAMRLLDGVVDVYLADFKWGNDGCAMRYSKIPRYWEVVTRNFLLAAEHFGAEFIVRHLVLPGHLECCTRPVLEWIVENLGKDVRVNVMFQYRPEYQAGEYPEISRMLEGKEKQKAARIVEELGFRNALVG; translated from the coding sequence ATGTGGCTCGGCCGTGGTTCCAAGTGGGAAGACGAAGGAGCAAGGGAGGCGCTGCCACGCTACTTCTCGATTCTTGAAGGGACGGAAGAGCCCGTATTTTCCATCTCAAAACGGGTTGAGGTCAGGTTTGAAGATAATCTCCCGCTTGATGAGCTGTGGAACCTCCATGCCGAGGGTATGGACAGGTTAAGGGAAAACGACCTGAGGGAGAAACCCGAGAACAACCTCCTGGAGCTCAAGGCGTTGATTGCCAGCAGGATTATGGAATCCTGCACACTGTGCGAGATAAAGTGCCGCGTGGACAGGAGGGAGTACATTGGCTACTGCCGCGTGGGGGAGAGCCTCGTGGCGAGCGACTTCCTTCACTACGGTGAAGAACCGGAGCTAGTGCCTTCCTACACTGTCTTCTTCTCCGGCTGCAACTTCCGCTGCGTCTTCTGCCAGAACTGGGACATAAGTCAGTACCGCGTTGGGATTGAGCACGTCCCCGAGTTCATGGCGTTCAAAATCGAGGAGGCGTTCAGGAGGGGTGCCAAGAACGTCAACTTCGTCGGCGGCGAACCGACGCCGAATCTGCCTTTCATCGTTGAGACTTTGAGGCACGTCAGCGTCCCCATCCCTGTCGTCTGGAACTCCAACATGTACATGAGCGAGGATGCCATGAGGCTCCTCGACGGCGTTGTTGACGTTTATCTGGCTGACTTTAAATGGGGAAACGATGGGTGTGCCATGAGGTATTCCAAGATTCCCCGCTACTGGGAGGTCGTGACGAGAAACTTCCTCCTTGCCGCGGAGCACTTTGGGGCTGAGTTCATCGTAAGGCATCTGGTCCTTCCGGGCCATCTTGAATGCTGCACGCGGCCAGTGCTGGAGTGGATAGTGGAAAATCTCGGAAAAGACGTCAGGGTAAACGTCATGTTCCAGTACCGGCCGGAATACCAGGCTGGAGAATATCCGGAGATCAGCAGGATGCTGGAAGGCAAAGAAAAGCAAAAAGCGGCTCGGATTGTCGAGGAGCTTGGTTTCAGAAACGCCCTTGTTGGCTAG
- the trmY gene encoding tRNA (pseudouridine(54)-N(1))-methyltransferase TrmY has product MRTFIVKANKAHTAPDFNLRDLPGTSGRIDLLCRALNSAFLLSHGFRKNVRVWLSLYGPPDPPKAIRFEGSEIKPKTLNPDELSTAKLIIRALKASKGLKEPSKEVQVLPGIYVSNMTFEDIVRRTLKGSALYYLHEEGKPITGERFPQNVAFVLGDHEGLREEDEAFLAGIAQKISVGKKSYLASHVIAYVNIFLDSLTPPP; this is encoded by the coding sequence ATGAGGACGTTTATAGTCAAAGCCAACAAAGCTCATACCGCCCCGGACTTCAATCTCAGGGATCTCCCGGGGACGAGCGGCAGAATAGACCTCCTGTGCAGGGCTCTCAACTCGGCCTTCCTCCTATCCCACGGCTTCAGAAAAAACGTCAGGGTGTGGTTGAGCCTCTACGGCCCACCGGACCCGCCCAAGGCAATAAGGTTCGAGGGAAGTGAGATAAAGCCGAAGACCCTCAACCCCGATGAGCTCAGCACCGCCAAGCTGATAATTCGTGCGCTTAAAGCCTCCAAAGGCTTGAAGGAACCGAGCAAAGAGGTCCAGGTTCTGCCAGGCATCTATGTGAGCAACATGACCTTCGAGGACATCGTCAGAAGAACGCTCAAGGGTTCTGCCCTCTACTACCTCCACGAAGAGGGGAAGCCGATAACCGGCGAGCGTTTCCCTCAGAACGTTGCCTTCGTCCTTGGTGACCATGAAGGCCTGAGAGAAGAAGACGAGGCCTTCCTTGCGGGAATAGCACAAAAAATAAGCGTTGGGAAGAAGAGCTATCTGGCATCCCACGTGATTGCCTACGTAAACATTTTCCTCGATTCCCTCACTCCTCCGCCCTGA
- a CDS encoding peroxiredoxin — MNPLDVRVFDENGEEISLKDAVLGKWTVLYVYPRDNTPGCTAEAKEFTELLPEFEKLGFQVIGVSKDSVKSHIKFKEKHGLRIRLLSDPEGELIKALGAWGKKKRYGKEYEGVIRSTFIFNPDGEVVWKKLNVRAKGHAAKVLEEAKRLVGGS; from the coding sequence ATGAACCCGCTGGATGTCAGGGTCTTCGATGAGAATGGGGAAGAGATAAGTCTTAAGGATGCTGTCCTCGGGAAATGGACCGTTCTCTACGTCTATCCCAGGGACAACACGCCCGGCTGCACAGCGGAAGCAAAAGAGTTTACGGAGCTCCTCCCAGAGTTCGAAAAACTGGGCTTTCAGGTTATCGGAGTTTCAAAGGACTCAGTAAAGAGCCACATAAAATTCAAGGAGAAACACGGCCTAAGAATCCGGCTGCTCAGCGATCCGGAAGGGGAACTCATAAAGGCCCTCGGTGCCTGGGGCAAGAAAAAGCGCTATGGCAAGGAGTACGAGGGAGTGATCAGGAGCACGTTCATATTCAACCCAGACGGTGAGGTTGTCTGGAAGAAGCTCAACGTCCGGGCAAAAGGGCACGCGGCAAAGGTTCTGGAGGAAGCGAAAAGGCTGGTCGGCGGTTCATAG
- the pyk gene encoding pyruvate kinase, which produces MRLPSHKTKIVATIGPSSMKRKTIEAMIKAGLSVARINFAHGDLEQHAKTVELVREASQRLNRPVAILGDLPGVKIRVGEIQNGSVTLRRWQTVVLTTRDIIGTEAEIPVEFKEFPRMVSKGDVIYLSDGFIALRVEDVRGQDVVCKVLVGGTLFSHKGINVPKARMAIDAVTDRDLKFIEFAIEHGIDAVGISFVGSAYDVLKVRRFVEDKNGSLFIIAKIERPDAVKNFDDILCAADGIMIARGDLGVEMPIEKLPVLQKKLIHKANAAGKPVITATQMLESMTEEKLPTRAEVTDVANAILDGTDAVMLSEETAVGKYPVDAVRMMAKISKTIEAYRDSQWSTRIIEWKMTRWSEKSPRKGTIKDTIARSIIEALNSMDIKYILTPTRTGETARLISRFKPKQWILAFATDEHVARNLMFSYGVYPFVVEETSEREILGLIKGLGIVKENDPVLLTKGTPIGKTAGTNTIRIFLV; this is translated from the coding sequence ATGAGGCTGCCATCTCATAAGACCAAGATAGTTGCCACGATAGGCCCATCCTCAATGAAGCGAAAAACCATCGAGGCGATGATAAAGGCCGGGCTGAGCGTCGCGAGGATAAACTTCGCCCACGGCGACCTGGAACAGCATGCGAAGACTGTTGAGCTTGTGAGGGAGGCCTCGCAGAGGTTGAACCGTCCCGTGGCCATCCTTGGAGACCTTCCGGGGGTAAAAATCCGCGTGGGGGAGATACAGAACGGCTCGGTCACGCTAAGGCGCTGGCAGACGGTTGTCCTGACAACGAGGGACATCATCGGAACCGAAGCGGAGATACCAGTGGAGTTCAAAGAGTTTCCCAGGATGGTGTCAAAGGGGGATGTGATTTATCTAAGCGACGGATTCATAGCGCTCCGGGTGGAAGATGTCCGCGGACAGGACGTTGTCTGCAAAGTCCTTGTGGGTGGGACGCTCTTCTCGCACAAGGGCATCAACGTCCCGAAGGCCAGGATGGCCATTGATGCGGTGACCGACAGAGACTTAAAGTTCATTGAGTTCGCCATCGAACACGGCATCGACGCCGTCGGGATAAGCTTCGTCGGCTCTGCCTACGACGTTCTCAAAGTCAGGAGGTTCGTAGAAGATAAGAACGGAAGCCTCTTCATAATAGCCAAGATAGAAAGGCCCGACGCCGTGAAAAACTTTGATGACATTCTCTGTGCCGCCGATGGGATAATGATAGCAAGGGGGGACCTGGGCGTTGAAATGCCCATTGAAAAGCTCCCGGTTCTTCAGAAGAAGCTGATACACAAGGCCAACGCTGCCGGTAAGCCCGTGATAACGGCCACCCAGATGCTGGAGAGCATGACAGAGGAGAAGCTGCCAACGAGGGCTGAAGTTACAGACGTGGCAAACGCGATCCTCGATGGAACGGACGCCGTGATGCTCTCAGAGGAGACTGCCGTTGGGAAGTATCCCGTCGATGCGGTCAGGATGATGGCAAAGATATCAAAGACGATAGAGGCGTACCGTGACTCCCAGTGGTCTACCCGCATAATCGAATGGAAGATGACTCGCTGGAGCGAGAAGAGTCCCAGAAAAGGCACCATAAAGGACACGATAGCCAGGAGCATAATAGAGGCCCTGAACTCGATGGACATTAAGTACATCCTGACCCCGACGAGAACCGGAGAGACTGCGAGGCTTATCTCCCGCTTCAAGCCCAAGCAGTGGATTCTGGCATTTGCAACCGATGAACACGTTGCGAGGAACCTGATGTTCTCCTACGGTGTATATCCATTCGTTGTGGAGGAGACCAGCGAACGGGAGATACTGGGGCTGATCAAGGGGTTAGGTATAGTGAAGGAAAACGACCCGGTTCTCCTCACGAAGGGGACACCGATAGGAAAGACCGCCGGAACGAACACCATCAGGATATTCTTGGTTTGA
- the crcB gene encoding fluoride efflux transporter CrcB, producing the protein MNVRIIAAIMLGGALGALARFYISGLLPVYKDFPVGTLLVNSIASLILGYLYGLLFWGIGISAEWRLFFGTGFCGALSTFSTFSYETFSLLREREYSLALLNISANVIITIGLIFLGFVLARR; encoded by the coding sequence ATGAACGTCAGGATAATTGCCGCAATAATGCTCGGTGGCGCCTTGGGCGCGCTGGCAAGGTTCTATATCTCGGGCTTACTCCCGGTTTACAAGGACTTTCCAGTTGGGACCCTCCTCGTAAACAGCATAGCCAGCCTGATTCTGGGCTATCTGTACGGCCTGCTCTTCTGGGGCATAGGAATTTCAGCCGAGTGGAGGCTTTTCTTTGGAACGGGCTTCTGCGGGGCACTAAGCACTTTTTCGACGTTCTCCTACGAGACTTTTTCACTCCTGCGCGAGAGGGAGTACTCTTTGGCCCTTCTGAACATCTCGGCAAACGTTATAATCACAATAGGCCTAATATTCCTCGGGTTCGTCCTTGCAAGGAGGTGA
- the coaBC gene encoding bifunctional phosphopantothenoylcysteine decarboxylase/phosphopantothenate--cysteine ligase CoaBC codes for MLHHVKLIHATKSRKLLGKKIVLAIPGSIAAVECVKLARELIRHGAEVHAVMSENATKIIHPYAMEFATGNPVVTEITGFIEHVELAGEHENKADLILVCPATANTIGKIACGIDDTPVTTVVTTAFAHTPIMIAPAMHSSMYEHPIVVQNIEKLKELGVEFIGPRFEEGKAKVATMEEIVYRVIRKLHPKTLEGKRVLVTAGATREYIDPIRYITNASSGRMGVAIAEEADFRGAEVTLIRTKGSVPSFVENQIEVETVEEMLRAIENELRSKKYDIVVLAAAVSDFRVKEKASVKIKSGKPLTLELEPTPKIIDRIKELQPDVFLVGFKAETGLSDEELVREARKQIERAGSDLVVANTLRAFGSEENEVVLVGRDFTKKLPRMSKRELAERIFDEIISILG; via the coding sequence ATGCTTCATCATGTTAAGCTTATTCACGCCACCAAGAGCCGGAAGCTTCTCGGGAAGAAAATCGTCCTTGCAATTCCGGGCAGTATAGCAGCTGTGGAGTGCGTCAAGCTCGCGAGGGAGCTGATAAGGCACGGCGCAGAGGTACACGCCGTCATGAGCGAGAACGCCACCAAGATAATCCACCCCTACGCGATGGAATTCGCCACTGGGAATCCGGTCGTGACGGAGATTACAGGCTTCATAGAGCACGTCGAACTCGCCGGGGAGCACGAGAACAAGGCCGACCTAATCCTTGTCTGCCCCGCCACTGCCAACACGATAGGGAAAATCGCCTGCGGCATAGACGACACGCCTGTTACGACCGTCGTGACAACGGCCTTCGCCCACACGCCCATCATGATTGCCCCCGCGATGCATTCCAGCATGTACGAGCACCCGATCGTCGTTCAGAACATTGAGAAGCTCAAAGAACTCGGCGTCGAGTTCATAGGGCCGAGATTCGAGGAGGGCAAAGCCAAGGTTGCGACGATGGAGGAAATAGTCTACCGCGTGATCAGGAAACTCCACCCAAAAACGCTCGAAGGAAAGCGTGTTCTCGTAACGGCCGGTGCGACGAGGGAGTACATAGACCCCATCCGCTACATCACGAACGCGAGCAGCGGCAGGATGGGAGTGGCCATAGCGGAGGAAGCCGACTTCAGGGGGGCCGAGGTAACGCTCATCAGGACGAAGGGGAGTGTTCCGAGCTTCGTGGAGAACCAGATTGAGGTCGAGACCGTCGAGGAGATGCTCCGGGCGATAGAGAACGAGCTGAGGTCTAAAAAATACGATATCGTCGTCCTCGCAGCGGCGGTTAGCGACTTCCGCGTTAAGGAAAAGGCCAGCGTGAAGATAAAGAGCGGAAAACCTCTGACCCTTGAGCTTGAACCAACGCCGAAGATAATAGACAGAATAAAGGAACTCCAGCCGGACGTTTTTCTGGTTGGGTTCAAGGCAGAGACCGGTCTGAGTGATGAAGAACTCGTTAGAGAAGCGAGAAAACAGATTGAACGGGCAGGAAGTGACCTCGTTGTGGCCAACACGCTCAGGGCCTTTGGCAGCGAGGAGAACGAGGTCGTTCTCGTGGGCAGGGACTTCACCAAGAAACTGCCCAGAATGAGCAAACGCGAGCTGGCCGAGAGGATC
- a CDS encoding DUF6062 family protein gives MDLIGMYLRDALGEGCPVCRILRKYEESEIDTILYEHVNNPGVREKFKESLGLCTYHAWKTLGKAYSEPLLGPLGVAIIYEHMLRTYITYLERGETPEEGECFLCRLMEEKERSTVEAFAERIEELLPEYERSESVLCRHHYRMLLQILQRGDPTAAERLKMVQIEKLKILRERLGAFIDKFDYRAKERPTKEEISALPLTIEALKGLETGVTVKRTGNKKSRRVFPWR, from the coding sequence ATGGACTTGATAGGTATGTATCTAAGGGATGCCCTCGGAGAGGGGTGTCCCGTCTGCAGAATACTCCGCAAATACGAGGAGTCCGAGATAGACACAATCCTGTACGAACACGTGAACAACCCGGGCGTGAGGGAGAAGTTCAAGGAGAGCCTCGGTCTCTGCACCTACCACGCATGGAAGACCCTGGGAAAAGCGTATTCGGAACCGCTGCTGGGGCCGCTGGGTGTGGCCATAATCTACGAGCACATGCTCAGGACGTACATAACGTACCTTGAGCGGGGCGAGACTCCGGAGGAGGGAGAATGCTTCCTCTGCAGGTTAATGGAGGAGAAGGAGAGAAGCACAGTAGAGGCATTTGCGGAAAGGATTGAAGAACTCCTCCCCGAATACGAGCGCTCCGAATCGGTACTGTGCAGGCATCATTACAGAATGCTCCTGCAAATTCTCCAGCGGGGGGATCCCACTGCGGCTGAAAGGCTGAAGATGGTCCAAATTGAAAAGCTGAAGATACTCAGGGAAAGGCTTGGTGCGTTCATTGACAAGTTCGACTACAGGGCCAAGGAGCGGCCAACGAAGGAGGAGATATCGGCACTTCCACTGACGATAGAAGCCCTGAAGGGTCTTGAAACGGGCGTGACAGTGAAGAGAACCGGCAACAAAAAGTCAAGGAGGGTGTTCCCGTGGAGATAG
- a CDS encoding peptidase M54, which yields MEFIAFTYAGNFVKEEVIKEVVFTVFDEANRFFEENGLPLRFLYIGKLKLEPGYLINIYTSGGKIRAYPIEVLVEVLHAKLLNEIEERPNIKMNKIFALTTFPLVSRNPYFDFYEKFLGIHETLIGLRVMVLSMKPFEPPELSEFLKRADEEGVSEEEKALIKGELELFKNRLLKGVLHEVGHSFDLGHCSNQCVMNSPSTMEEWDSRMLGYCDSCFISLKRAVEWSERSPRGE from the coding sequence ATGGAATTCATAGCCTTCACCTACGCTGGAAACTTCGTGAAGGAGGAGGTAATAAAGGAAGTTGTGTTCACCGTATTTGATGAGGCGAATCGTTTCTTTGAGGAGAACGGCCTTCCGCTCAGGTTTCTCTACATCGGAAAGCTAAAGCTGGAGCCCGGTTACCTGATAAACATATACACCTCAGGGGGGAAGATACGGGCTTATCCCATCGAAGTCCTTGTGGAGGTTCTCCACGCCAAGCTCCTCAACGAGATAGAGGAGAGGCCGAACATAAAGATGAACAAGATATTCGCCCTGACCACGTTCCCCCTCGTTTCCCGCAATCCGTATTTTGACTTCTACGAGAAGTTCTTGGGGATACACGAGACCTTGATCGGGTTGAGGGTAATGGTTCTGTCAATGAAGCCCTTCGAACCGCCTGAACTCTCCGAATTCCTGAAAAGGGCTGATGAGGAGGGTGTATCTGAAGAAGAAAAGGCCCTCATAAAAGGGGAGCTTGAGCTCTTCAAAAACCGCCTCCTCAAGGGTGTCCTCCACGAGGTTGGCCACAGCTTCGACCTCGGCCACTGCTCAAACCAGTGCGTCATGAACTCCCCATCAACGATGGAAGAATGGGACTCCAGAATGCTCGGCTACTGCGATTCCTGCTTTATCAGCCTCAAGAGGGCAGTCGAGTGGTCCGAACGCAGTCCCCGTGGGGAGTAG